One Selenomonadales bacterium genomic window carries:
- a CDS encoding amidohydrolase codes for MIFCYGKKAVNVDTIITKANEMNSQLTKWRRFFHRYAEVGWTEYITTATIAEILTELGWEVILGRDILVPDARLGLPTADALAEAKERALSYGVSPRLMKLMDGGYTGLCATLRGNKEGKTVCLRFDIDANDLTEATDDDHRPHREGFASVHDGCMHACGHDGHIAVGLGTAALLAERRNDIKGTVMLLFQSAEEGVRGASGISDTLPATVDELYGFHLGFALTKTGTLGASTTDFLATTKLDAAFKGAPAHAGARPDGGKNALLAAATAALQLHALPRRADGISRINVGTLHAGEGRNTIPAHAALTAEVRGETTAINRAMTDDAKRVLTASAMMYDTTVDITTVGQASSLTCDDVLAKRAYDIARNLGIFSAVHKSVSFGASEDFTVLAERVQAHGGQADYLIVGTELMSGHHTDRFDFDEDALPLATALFTALILAD; via the coding sequence ATGATCTTTTGTTACGGAAAGAAGGCTGTGAACGTGGATACCATCATCACAAAAGCAAACGAAATGAACAGTCAGCTGACCAAGTGGCGACGCTTCTTCCACCGCTATGCGGAAGTCGGCTGGACAGAATATATCACGACGGCAACGATCGCCGAGATCTTGACCGAGCTCGGTTGGGAAGTCATCTTAGGAAGAGATATCCTCGTGCCCGATGCGCGCCTCGGCCTGCCGACAGCCGATGCACTCGCTGAGGCAAAAGAGCGCGCCCTCTCCTATGGCGTCAGTCCGCGTCTGATGAAGCTGATGGACGGCGGATATACAGGCCTCTGTGCGACTTTACGCGGAAACAAAGAAGGCAAGACCGTCTGCCTGCGATTCGATATCGACGCGAACGATCTGACAGAAGCAACAGACGATGACCACCGCCCGCACAGAGAAGGTTTCGCCTCCGTCCACGACGGCTGTATGCACGCTTGCGGTCACGACGGCCACATCGCTGTCGGGCTCGGCACCGCCGCGCTCCTTGCCGAGCGCAGAAATGATATCAAAGGCACCGTCATGCTCCTCTTCCAAAGTGCCGAAGAAGGCGTGCGCGGAGCAAGCGGTATATCCGATACGCTTCCGGCAACCGTCGATGAGCTCTACGGATTCCATCTCGGATTCGCGCTTACAAAGACGGGCACGCTCGGCGCAAGTACGACAGACTTCCTCGCAACGACGAAGCTCGACGCCGCCTTCAAAGGCGCACCCGCCCACGCAGGCGCACGACCCGACGGCGGAAAAAATGCCCTCCTCGCCGCCGCGACTGCCGCACTTCAGCTTCATGCACTCCCGCGCCGCGCAGACGGCATCAGCCGCATCAACGTCGGTACGCTCCATGCCGGCGAAGGCAGAAACACGATCCCCGCTCATGCAGCACTTACGGCAGAAGTACGCGGAGAAACGACAGCAATAAACCGCGCCATGACAGACGATGCCAAGCGCGTGCTGACAGCGTCCGCCATGATGTACGACACGACCGTCGATATCACGACCGTAGGACAAGCCTCATCGCTCACCTGCGACGATGTACTCGCAAAGCGCGCCTATGATATCGCTCGTAACCTCGGCATCTTCTCCGCCGTACACAAAAGCGTATCGTTCGGCGCAAGCGAAGACTTCACCGTACTTGCCGAACGTGTACAAGCACATGGCGGACAAGCCGACTACCTCATCGTCGGCACCGAGCTCATGAGCGGACACCATACCGACCGTTTCGACTTCGACGAAGATGCGCTTCCGCTTGCAACAGCACTTTTCACAGCACTTATACTTGCCGATTAG